The sequence below is a genomic window from Pseudomonas cremoricolorata.
GCCTGCACCGAAGATGCGCGCCAGAATGGTGTCGCGGATGAACCCCAGCACACGGGAAATCATGGTGATGGAGCTGACCGCGGCCAGGGATCGAAGCAGATTCATGGAAAAGTTTTACGCCAGGGGACGAGGAGCGCTGCCAGTCGACGCTCGAATATGCGATACTCCCGCGCTCGCTGCAGGGGGAGCCAAATTTCCCGAGTTTACAGGTCGCGGCGCAGAATGGAATCCACTCCTTCCAGCACTGCTGCCACTCAGCGGGACCCTGCATATGGCCTTGACAACCGATGAACTCATCGGCATGATTCGCGGCCTTATTTGCTTGTCATTTATCCAAAAGTCTTTCGAGGAGCTCGACGGTGGCCAACTCACCTTCCGCCAAGAAACGTGCAAAGCAGGCTGAGAAGCGTCGCAGCCACAACGCCAGCCTGCGTTCCATGGTCCGTACCTACATCAAAAACGTAGTTAAGGCCATCGACGCCAAAGATGCCGAAAAAGCACAATCGGCTTACACCCTGGCTGTGCCAGTTATCGACCGTATGGCCGATAAAGGCATCATCCACAAGAACAAAGCTGCTCGCCACAAAGGCCGTCTGAACGCGCACATCAAGGCGCTGAAAGAAGCCGCTGCTGCCTAAGCGAAGCACGTGTTCATAAAAAACCGACCCTAGGGTCGGTTTTTTGTTGTCTGCAATTCGGTTCTGATTCGCTACCCGGCGCGATGGCCGGGTAGCAGGTTGCCGTTCTATTTGGCCAGAGGAATCTTCGGCGCCCACTCCAGCCATGGGTCTTCGGCTTTGTCGAATAGCGCGAAGGTCTGATTCGGTCGGGCCGGATTGCCCATCTGCTCCCCTTCGGGCGTGGCGAAGGCGATACCACCATCGATCAGGGTCTCGACGGACTCGGTACGCAAGGTGGCACCTTTGATCAGCCCCCAGTCGAAGCCAAAGCCGCTGCTGTTCCAGAAACGGCTCCCGCCACGCACCAGTCCAGCGTAACGCGGCTCGATCAACACGTGAATCAACACGCGATCAGCGCTTTGCCCCAGTTCATAACTGGTCACCTTGCCGACCTTGACCTCGCGGTAGGTGACCGGCACACCTGGCTTGATCGAACCGCGTCTGGCGGCGCTCAGCGTCAGCGGCAGGCCCACTTCGGCCTCCTTGACCACCGGGGCCTCGGACAGCGCGATGAAGTCACGCTGTGGCGCCTGCACCCTGGCTGCAGGTTTGACCTCCAGATACTGACCGCCCACCAAGGTATCGAGGTTCTCGGTACGCGCCAGGCCGAACGCTGGCTTGACGACCCAGAACTGCGTGCCGACTCGGGCAATGCGCTCCGGCACCTCGGTGATACGTGCACGCAGCAACACTGCCTGCAGGTCGGCGGTAAGATCGACGCTTTCGATACTGCCCACTTCAAGGCCGCGGAAGCGGATAGGCGTACCCGGCTTGAGACCGTCCGCGCGTTCGACCCGAATGGTGATCAGGGTGCCCGCACGGTTCGCGGCCTCCTGATTCTCGTGCAGGCGGAAACGCGGAATGTGCCGCTTCAGGGGCACGTTGGCCTGTGGCGTATCGAAGGTGATACCTCCGGCCATCAGTGTTTGCAGTGATTCACTCTGGATCTTGATTCCTGAAAGACCGCCCGTGAGCGTGATGCCACTGGAATTCCAGAAACGCGTCGAGCCATTGACCAGGTGCTGGTATTCCTTCTCGATGTGTACGCCAATCAGAATCCGCTTGCTGTCGCGCGCGAACTGATAGCTCTGCACATTACCTACTTTGACCTGCCGGTACATCACCGGACTGCCCACCTCGACCGAACCCAGCGTATCGGCGAACAACACCAGGTGCAGACCTGGAGCCTTCAGATCGAGCGGCGGCGCTTTGGCCCTCGCCTCGAACTCCCGCGACGGCGCAGAACCTTTTTCCCCAGGGCGAATGGCAATGTAGTTACCCTTGACCAGCGCCTCGAGCCCAGTGATACCCGCCAGGGAAATCGATGGTTTGACCACCCAGAACTGGGTGCCGGAAACCAGGAAGTCTTCAGCCAGCGGGTCCATGGTCAACTCGGCAGTGGCGCCGGTGAGGTCTTCATCGATCTTCATTGTCTTCAGCGAGCCGACCTGGATGCCTTTGTACATCACCGGTGTGCGTCCGGCCTGCAGGCCCTCGAAGTCCGTCAGCTTGAGCTTGATGCGAATACCTGCCTGGGCAGCATCGAAGTCTTCATACAGGCGAAATGGCAGACTTGGATCGGTCGGGGGACTGTCCTTGCGATGCTCCGGTGTGGCGAACGCAATGCCGCCGGAGACGATGCTCGCCAGCGACTCGGTGCGCACCTTGACCCCTGACAGGTCGGCATTGATGCTCACCCCACTGGCATTCCAGAAGCGCGTGTGTTTACGCACCAGATTGGCGTACGCGGGCTGGATGAAGATCTTGATCTCGACCATGTCCTGGTCTTCCAGAAGGCGGTAGCTCTTCACGCGGCCGACCTGGATCTGCTTGTAGAACACCGGGCTGTCGCGATTGAGCGACCCTAGACGCTCTGCCTTGAGCGTAAGGTGCAGGCCGGGTTCGTTGTCCGATAAAGGCGGCGCCTCCGACAGCGCCGTGAAGCGCTTGACCGGCTCGCCCTTGCCAGGATCGATGGCAATGTAGTTGCCCGATACCAAGGTTTCCAGGCCCGAGATGCCCGCCAGGGAGACACTTGGCTTGACTAGCCAGAAGCGCGTACCGGTGGTCAGGTGGTCCTGCGCGGCCTTGTTCATCTCGATGGTGGCGATCACCCCGGTGTTACGCCCCTCGTCGTCGAGCACCAAGGATTTGACCTTACCGACCGACATCCCTTTGTAGATGACTTCGGTTTTATTGGCGACGATACCCTCGCCCGTCTTGAACCGCACCTCGATTTCCACACCGGCGTCGCGATAGGCCTGAAAGGCCAGCCAGCCGCCAATGAACAGGGCAATGAGCGGAAGAATCCAGATGGCCGACCAGTTTGAAGCGGGGCGGGTTTTAGCCGTAGGCAAATCACTCATGGTCGTCATCCGACTCCGTGTTATCCCAGATCAGACGGGGATCGAAAGTTAACGCTGCAAACATGGTCAGGATCACCACGCTGGCAAAGGCGACAGCGCCTAGATTGGCTTCGACACTGGCGATGCGGCCGAAATTCACCAACGCCACGAGGATGGCAATGACGAAGATGTCCAGCATGGACCAGCGCCCGATGAATTCGATGAAGCGATACATCCAGATTCTCTGCCGCGCCGAAAGCGGTTGATGGCGCTGGACCGAATACAACAACAGGGCAATGCCGATCAACTTGAACGTAGGCACCAGGATACTGGCCACGAACACTACCGCAGCGATCGGCAGCATGCCGTGCTGCATCAGGGCAATGACCCCTGACATGATCGTATCCGGCGTGCCCTGGCCCAGACTGCTGACGGTCATGATGGGCAGCACATTGGCTGGGATATAGAGAATCATCGCCGCGAAGAGCAACGCCCATGTGCGCGTGATGCTATTGGGTCGCCGCTCGTGAAGGATCGCACCGCAACGACTGCAGTGCCCCAGCCGACCTTGTGCCGGAATGCGATTGAGCTCATGGCACTCATTGCACACGACGATCCCTGCATCAATCGCCCGCATGCACGTCCTCTCCCGACAACGCGACCCATATTTGATGGGGTGACATAACGACCTCCAGCCACACCTGTACCAGCAACAGGCCAACGAAGCACACCAGGCCCAAGCCGATGGTCAGTTGAGCCATGTCGACCAGTTTGACGATTGCGACCAGCACACCCATCAGGTAGACCTCCAGCATTCCCCAGTCACGGACGTGGTGGTAGATGCGATAAATGAACAGACCGTAACTACGACCTACGTTCAGACGGATGCTGAGCAGTACTGCGAGCTGGCAGGTCAACTTCAGCAGCGGGATGGCCATGCTGCAAAGAAACACCACCACGGCAATACCGCGCATGTCCGAGTTGTACAGCCCCAGTACACCGCTCCACACCGTATCTTCAGACGTCTGGCCCAGCAGGTGCAATTGCATGATGGGTAAGAAATTCGCGGGAACGAACAGTAGCAGCGCCGTCAGTACCAACGCCAGGCTGCGGTTGACGACGTTGTGACGCTGGGCGTACAGCTCGTAGCCACAGCGTGGGCACTGAGCCTTCTCGTCTTTGCGCAGTACCGGCTTGTGCATCAGCAGGTCACATTCGTGACAGGCGATGAGCTGGTTCAGCGGCATTTCGCTAAGCACAGGCTGATCAACGGATTCGGACATGATTGGCTTCTGCAGAAGTACGTCGGCTGTATTCTAGTGATCCGACATCAGATACGGGAGATGGCTCCCTGGCGTCGGGCGCGCGGGGTATTGTGCCAGAAAAGACAAAACCCCTACCTGCTTGCGCAGATAGGGGTTTTGCGAAATGAATCTTGACGATGACCTACTCTCACATGGGGAAACCCCACACTACCATCGGCGATGCATCGTTTCACTGCTGAGTTCGGGATGGGATCAGGTGGTTCCAATGCTCTATGGTCGTCAAGAAATTCGGTAGCCGGTGCGTTCTGAGAACGTGCCAGCGCATTCGGATATGTGATGTCTGTGAGCTGCGAATTTTCGGTTTCAGCGTCTTCACCACCACAATCTGCGTTGCAGATTGCTTGGGTGTTATATGGTCAAGCCTCACGGGCAATTAGTATGGGTTAGCTCAACGCCTCACAGCGCTTACACACCCCACCTATCAACGTCGTAGTCTTCGACGGCCCTTCAGGGGATTCAAGATCCCAGTGAGATCTCATCTTGAGGCAAGTTTCCCGCTTAGATGCTTTCAGCGGTTATCTCTTCCGAACATAGCTACCCGGCAATGCCACTGGCGTGACAACCGGAACACCAGAGGTTCGTCCACTCCGGTCCTCTCGTACTAGGAGCAGCCCCTCTCAAATCTCAAACGTCCACGGCAGATAGGGACCGAACTGTCTCACGACGTTCTAAACCCAGCTCGCGTACCACTTTAAATGGCGAACAGCCATACCCTTGGGACCGGCTTCAGCCCCAGGATGTGATGAGCCGACATCGAGGTGCCAAACACCGCCGTCGATATGAACTCTTGGGCGGTATCAGCCTGTTATCCCCGGAGTACCTTTTATCCGTTGAGCGATGGCCCTTCCATACAGAACCACCGGATCACTAAGACCTACTTTCGTACCTGCTCGACGTGTGGGTCTCGCAGTCAAGCGCGCTTTTGCCTTTATACTCTACGACCGATTTCCGACCGGTCTGAGCGCACCTTCGTACTCCTCCGTTACTCTTTGGGAGGAGACCGCCCCAGTCAAACTACCCACCATACACTGTCCTCGATCCGGATGACGGACCTGAGTTAGAACCTCAAAGTTGCCAGGGTGGTATTTCAAGGATGGCTCCATGAGAACTGGCGTCCCCACTTCAAAGCCTCCCACCTATCCTACACAAGCAAATTCAAAGTCCAGTGCAAAGCTATAGTAAAGGTTCACGGGGTCTTTCCGTCTAGCCGCGGATACACTGCATCTTCACAGCGATTTCAATTTCACTGAGTCTCGGGTGGAGACAGCGCCGCCATCGTTACGCCATTCGTGCAGGTCGGAACTTACCCGACAAGGAATTTCGCTACCTTAGGACCGTTATAGTTACGGCCGCCGTTTACCGGGGCTTCGATCAAGAGCTTCGCTTGCGCTAACCCCATCAATTAACCTTCCGGCACCGGGCAGGCGTCACACCCTATACGTCCACTTTCGTGTTTGCAGAGTGCTGTGTTTTTAATAAACAGTCGCAGCGGCCTGGTATCTTCGACCGGCATGAGCTTACGGAGCAAGTCCTTCACCCTCACCGGCGCACCTTCTCCCGAAGTTACGGTGCCATTTTGCCTAGTTCCTTCACCCGAGTTCTCTCAAGCGCCTTGGTATTCTCTACCCAACCACCTGTGTCGGTTTGGGGTACGGTTCCCGATTGTCTGAAGCTTAGGAGCTTTTCTTGGAAGCATGGCATCAACCACTTCGTCGCCTAAAGGCAACTCGTCATCAGCTCTCGGCCTTAAGATCCCGGATTTGCCTAAGATCTCAGCCTACCACCTTAAACTTGGACAACCAACGCCAAGCTGGCCTAGCCTTCTCCGTCCCTCCATCGCAACAATCGGAAGTACAGGAATATTAACCTGTTTTCCATCGACTACGCTTTTCAGCCTCGCCTTAGGGACCGACTAACCCTGCGTCGATTAACGTTGCGCAGGAAACCTTGGTCTTTCGGCGTGCGAGTTTTTCACTCGCATTGTCGTTACTCATGTCAGCATTCGCACTTCTGATACCTCCAGCAAGCTTCTCAACTCACCTTCACAGGCTTACAGAACGCTCCTCTACCGCATCACCAGAGGTGATACCCGTAGCTTCGGTGCATGGTTTGAGCCCCGTTACATCTTCCGCGCAGGCCGACTCGACTAGTGAGCTATTACGCTTTCTTTAAAGGATGGCTGCTTCTAAGCCAACCTCCTAGCTGTCTAAGCCTTCCCACATCGTTTCCCACTTAACCATGACTTTGGGACCTTAGCTGACGGTCTGGGTTGTTTCCCTTTTCACGACGGACGTTAGCACCCGCCGTGTGTCTCCCATGCTCGGCACTTGTAGGTATTCGGAGTTTGCATCGGTTTGGTAAGTCGGGATGACCCCCTAGCCGAAACAGTGCTCTACCCCCTACAGTGATACATGAGGCGCTACCTAAATAGCTTTCGAGGAGAACCAGCTATCTCCGAGCTTGATTAGCCTTTCACTCCGATCCACAGGTCATCCGCTAACTTTTCAACGGTAGTCGGTTCGGTCCTCCAGTCAGTGTTACCTAACCTTCAACCTGCCCATGGATAGATCGCCCGGTTTCGGGTCTATACCCAGCGACTAAACGCCCTATTAAGACTCGCTTTCGCTACGCCTCCCCTATTCGGTTAAGCTCGCCACTGAATATAAGTCGCTGACCCATTATACAAAAGGTACGCAGTCACCTAACAAAGTAGGCTCCCACTGCTTGTACGCATACGGTTTCAGGTTCTATTTCACTCCCCTCTCCGGGGTTCTTTTCGCCTTTCCCTCACGGTACTGGTTCACTATCGGTCAGTCAGTAGTATTTAGCCTTGGAGGATGGTCCCCCCATATTCAGACAAAGTTTCTCGTGCTCCGTCCTACTCGATTTCACCGCCAAGAGATTTTCGTGTACGGGGCTATCACCCACTATGGCCGCACTTTCCAGAGCGTTCCACTAATCTCAAACCGGCTTAAGGGCTGGTCCCCGTTCGCTCGCCACTACTAAGGGAATCTCGGTTGATTTCTATTCCTCAGGGTACTTAGATGTTTCAGTTCCCCTGGTTCGCTTCTTGCACCTATGTATTCAGTACAAGATACCTAGGTTATCCTAGGTGGGTTCCCCCATTCAGAGATCTCTGGATCACAGTCTGTTTGCCGACTCCCCAAAGCTTTTCGCAGGCTACCACGTCTTTCATCGCCTCTGACTGCCAAGGCATCCACCGTATGCGCTTCTTCACTTGACCATATAACCCCAAGCAATCTGGTTATACTGTGAAGACGACATTCGCCGAAAATTCGCGTGCTCAAGGAGCACTCACAAATTTTACCTTAGCCTGATCCACCAGCAGTGAAACTGGTGTTCAGTCTATTTCTATCACATATCCGAATTTTTAAAGAACGATCTGACAAAAGTCAGAAATCAACATTCACTTCACTCGCTACCCGAGTGGAATGTTCATTTCTGTATTCTGAACAGTGCGACGATCAAGCGTACACTTCAGCAAAAGGTGGTGGAGCCAAGCGGGATCGAACCGCTGACCTCCTGCGTGCAAGGCAGGCGCTCTCCCAGCTGAGCTATGGCCCCGTATCTCTAGGCTGCACCATGAAATGGTAGGTCTGGGCAGATTTGAACTGCCGACCTCACCCTTATCAGGGGTGCGCTCTAACCAACTGAGCTACAGACCTATAACAGGGTCGCGTTACAGCATCGTCTTCGTACAAAGAATCAAGCAATTCGTGTGGGAGCTCATCAGCAGGCTGATGTCTTCGATTAAGGAGGTGATCCAGCCGCAGGTTCCCCTACGGCTACCTTGTTACGACTTCACCCCAGTCATGAATCACACCGTGGTAACCGTCCCCCCGAAGGTTAGACTAGCTACTTCTGGTGCAACCCACTCCCATGGTGTGACGGGCGGTGTGTACAAGGCCCGGGAACGTATTCACCGCGACATTCTGATTCGCGATTACTAGCGATTCCGACTTCACGCAGTCGAGTTGCAGACTGCGATCCGGACTACGATCGGTTTTGTGAGATTAGCTCCACCTCGCGGCTTGGCAACCCTCTGTACCGACCATTGTAGCACGTGTGTAGCCCAGGCCGTAAGGGCCATGATGACTTGACGTCATCCCCACCTTCCTCCGGTTTGTCACCGGCAGTCTCCTTAGAGTGCCCACCATAACGTGCTGGTAACTAAGGACAAGGGTTGCGCTCGTTACGGGACTTAACCCAACATCTCACGACACGAGCTGACGACAGCCATGCAGCACCTGTGTCAGAGTTCCCGAAGGCACCCATCCATCTCTGGAAAGTTCTCTGCATGTCAAGGCCTGGTAAGGTTCTTCGCGTTGCTTCGAATTAAACCACATGCTCCACCGCTTGTGCGGGCCCCCGTCAATTCATTTGAGTTTTAACCTTGCGGCCGTACTCCCCAGGCGGTCAACTTAATGCGTTAGCTGCGCCACTAAAATCTCAAGGATTCCAACGGCTAGTTGACATCGTTTACGGCGTGGACTACCAGGGTATCTAATCCTGTTTGCTCCCCACGCTTTCGCACCTCAGTGTCAGTATCAGTCCAGGTGGTCGCCTTCGCCACTGGTGTTCCTTCCTATATCTACGCATTTCACCGCTACACAGGAAATTCCACCACCCTCTACCATACTCTAGCTTGCCAGTTTTGGATGCAGTTCCCAGGTTGAGCCCGGGGCTTTCACATCCAACTTAACAAACCACCTACGCGCGCTTTACGCCCAGTAATTCCGATTAACGCTTGCACCCTCTGTATTACCGCGGCTGCTGGCACAGAGTTAGCCGGTGCTTATTCTGTCGGTAACGTCAAAACAACCAGGTATTCGCTGATTGCCCTTCCTCCCAACTTAAAGTGCTTTACAATCCGAAGACCTTCTTCACACACGCGGCATGGCTGGATCAGGCTTTCGCCCATTGTCCAATATTCCCCACTGCTGCCTCCCGTAGGAGTCTGGACCGTGTCTCAGTTCCAGTGTGACTGATCATCCTCTCAGACCAGTTACGGATCGTCGCCTTGGTGAGCCATTACCTCACCAACAAGCTAATCCGACCTAGGCTCATCTGATAGCGCAAGGCCCGAAGGTCCCCTGCTTTCTCCCGTAGGACGTATGCGGTATTAGCGTCCCTTTCGAGACGTTGTCCCCCACTACCAGGCAGATTCCTAGGCATTACTCACCCGTCCGCCGCTGAATCGAAGAGCAAGCTCTTCTCATCCGCTCGACTTGCATGTGTTAGGCCTGCCGCCAGCGTTCAATCTGAGCCATGATCAAACTCTTCAGTTCAATACTGCTTGGGTTTTTAAGAAACCCTAAACTTGGCTCAGCAATCTCAAATGACTATGTGATTTCTCGCATGGCCACTTGTGATGCTGATAATCTATGCGACGATCAGTCCGTACTCACAAGCACCCACACGAATTGCTTGATTCAATTTGTTAAAGAGCGTTTGGTTAAGAGTCTTTCGTCTCAATCGAGGCGCGCATTCTACGCTTTCCTCTAAGTCTGTCAAGCGTTTATTTCGAAGTATTTTGCGAGAATCTCGTTCAACTTCAAACACTTGGCTCGCTGCGATCACTCGTAGCGGGAGGCGAATCATACAGCGTTAAACACCGCTGTCAACCACCTTTTTCACCGCTGCCGATCAGCAGATCGAAGCACCTCCAGCACCGCCAGAACATCTAACTCGTTGAAACTCAAGGAGTTTTCCGCTCCGTTTGCCCCGGAAGTGGTGCGCAGTATAAAGAGATTCCGAGAAGGGTCAAGCACTTATTTCAAGAAAGTTGAGACACGCGTGGTCGCACTCTCTTTATGCGCTTGGCCACCGCTGGTAACCGCAACAACATGAGCACCAGACCCACTGCTGCATAGACCGACCATTCCGCCAGATCCGATCTTACGATCCAGAGGAAATGCACGAGCCCCAGTACCACAATGGCATAGGTCAGCTTATGCAGCTTCTTCCACCGCGCGCCAAGCCTGCGCTGGCTGTACCGATTGGAAGTGATCGCCAGTACCAGCAACCCCAGAAGAGCGATCGAGCCCACGATGATGTAAGGACGTTTGCTCAACTCCACGGCCAGCTGGGCGAAATCCAGACCAAGAATGAATACCAGATAGGCCGACAGGTGCAAAACGATGTACGCAAAGCTCCAGAGGCCCAACTGTCGGCGCGACACGATCCAGCCAGCCCACCCGGTTATGCGCTGCAACGGAGTCATGGCCAAGGTGATCAGCAAGAAGATCAATCCACCCAATCCCAGCCGGTCGACCAGAATCTTGCCTGGGTCGGGCCCCAGCATTTGCATGGCCGCCTGATAGAGCCACCACAATGGAAAGCACGCGCTGAGCACGAAGATTGCCAAACGGAACCATGGATAGCGCATCAGTAGTTCTTCCGCAGGTCTAACCCACTATAAAGAGAGGCAACCTCTTCCCCATAGCCGTTGAACATTTCCGTGCTGCGCACGTTGGGACTGAACAACCCACTCGGCAAGCGTCGCTCCCGCGCCTGGCTCCAGCGAGGATGGTCAACCTCAGGATTGACGTTGGCATAGAAGCCATACTCGCTCGGCGCAAGGCCCTGCCACGTAGTGCCGGGTTGCTGCTCGACCAGACTGATGCGCACGATCGACTTGATGCTCTTGAACCCGTACTTCCATGGCACCACCAAACGCAGCGGCGCCCCGTTCTGGTTCGGCAGTTCGCGCCCATACATACCAACGGCAAGCAACGCCAGCGGATTCATGGCCTCATCGAGACGCAGCCCTTCCACATAGGGCCAGTCGATCAGCGCAAAGCCTGAACGCTGCCCCGGCATGCTTTCAGGATCGCGCAAGGTCTCGAAGCGAACGTAGCGTGCTTTCGAGGTGGGCTCGACGCGCTTGAGAATGCCGGCCAGGGGAAAGCCCAGCCACGGAATGACCATCGACCAGGCCTCGACACAACGCAATCGATAGATGCGTTCTTCGAGTTGGCTCTGCTTGATGAGGTCTTCGAGCCCATAGCGCCCCGGCTTGCCGACCTCGCCGTCGACCACCACGCTCCAGGGTTCTGTTTTCAGACTGCCGGCATTGTCGGCCGGATCGCCCTTGTTGGGGCCGAACTCGTAGAAGTTGTTGTAATGGGTAGCGTCTTTATAAGGGGTGATGGCCTCGTCACCTGCGGTGACAGCGCCCCAGCGTGCCTGCGCTAACTTGTCAGAGAACCACCCAGGCGCCTTGCCCGGGTCAACCCCGGCATAGCGCGCGGTGTCAGCGGCCCTTGCCCCAGCCGGCAGTGAGGCGATGGCAAGGCCGGCCAGAGAACTGCCCAGTAACGTGCGGCGAGACAGGTACACCCGTTCAGGGGTGATCTGTGAAGAGGAGCAATCGGAGGATCTGGGTATCTTGATGAGCATGACGGCCCCATAGCCAGGTAGAGAAGGTACCTATAAGACTATGGAGCCGAAGCGTTATTCCCGCACGCTTATGATTGTCAAATTTTGCGACGGCGACTGCGTATCAGGAACTGGACCGGCCCGGAAACGGCATAGCCGAGGAAGATCAAGAGGAGAATTCGCGGCGGGTCGCTGAAAACGACCGCGAAGACCAAGACAACCGCCAAAATCGCCACGAAAGGCACGCGTCCTTTCAGATCCAGCTCTTTGAAACTGTTGTACTTGATGTTGCTGACCATCAGCATGCCAGCGGCGGCAACGATCAACGCAACCAGGAACGATAGCTTGGACCCCTGGATACCGTAGTCACTGAAGGCCCAGACGATGCCCGCGACCACACCTGCCGCTGCAGGACTGGCCAGGCCAATGAAGTAGCGTTTGTCGGCCGTGCCGACCTGGGTGTTGAAACGCGCCAGACGCAGCGCTGCACCGGCCACATAGATGAAGGCCACCATCCAGCCGACCTTGCCCATGTCACCCAGCGCCCAAACGAACGCCAGCAATGCCGGTGCCACGCCGAAAGCAGCCATGTCCGACAGGGAGTCGTATTCAGCGCCAAAGGCGCTCTGGGTGTTGGTCATACGGGCGACGCGACCGTCCAGGCCGTCGAGCACCATGGCCACGAAGATAGCGATTGCAGCGAAAGCGAAGTACTTGCTGGCTTCGCGAGGGTCGCCTGCACTCATGTAACCGTGAGCGCTGATCGAGCTGATGATGGAGTAGAAGCCGGCAAACAGATTGGCGGTGGTGAACAGATTGGGCAGCAAGTAAATGCCGCGATGACGAACCTTGCGCCCTTCGGCGTCATGCCCTTCTTCAACATGTTCATCGACAGGTAACAGGCTATCGGCGTCGGAGGGCGTGTTCGGCTCTTCGGGACGTTCGCTCATGAAAAGGTACCTTGCAACAGAGTGGAAAACGTTCGACATGGGCCTGCGCAGCAGGTTCTGAGTGCAGGCCACCGGTCAGCTTTATACCAGATGCTGCCCGCAGAACGAAAAAACGCGGCCTGGGCCGCGTTTTTCGTGGGATCGAAAAAGCTTAGTTCTTCGATTTGTCGACGATCTTGTTCGCCGAAATCCACGGCATCATCGAACGCAGCTGCTCGCCGATCACTTCGATACCGTGAGCGGCGTTGTTGCGACGCTTGGCGGTCATCGACGGGTAGTTGGTGGCGCCTTCGCTGATGAACATCTTCGCGTATTCGCCGTCCTGGATGCGCTTCAGAGCATTGCGCATGGCCTTGCGGGATTCTTCGTTGATGACCTCAGGACCGGTGACGTACTCACCGTACTCGGCGTTGTTGGAGATCGAGTAGTTCATGTTGGCGATACCGCCTTCGTACATGAGGTCGACGATCAGCTTCAGCTCGTGCAGGCACTCGAAGTAGGCCATTTCAGGCGCGTAGCCTGCTTCGACCAGGGTTTCGAAACCGGCTTTGACCAGCTCGACGGTACCACCGCACAGAACGGCCTGCTCACCGAACAGGTCGGTTTCGGTTTCGTCCTTGAAGGTGGTTTCGATGATGCCGGTACGACCACCGCCAACACCCGAGGCGTACGACAGGGCGACGTTCTTGGCGTTGCCCGAAGCGTCCTGGTAGATGGCGATCAGGTCAGGAATGCCGCCGCCTTTGACGAACTCGGAGCGCACGGTATGGCCCGGTGCCTTCGGCGCGATCATGATCACGTCGAGGTCGCCACGTGGAACGACCTGGTTGTAATGGATGGCGAAGCCGTGGGAGAAGGCCAGGGTAGCGCCCTTCTTGATGTTCGGCTCGATTTCCTGCTTGTACAGCTGGCCCTGGAATTCGTCCGGGGTCAGGATCATGACCAGGTCGGCGGCAGCGACGGCGGAAGCGACGTCGGTCACTTTCAGGCCGTGGGCTTCGGCCTTGGCAACGGTGGCCGAACCTTTACGCAGACCGATAGTGACGTCTACACCGGAGTCCTTCAGGTTGCACGCCTGAGCGTGGCCCTGGGAACCGTAACCGATGATGGCGACTTTCTTACCCTGGA
It includes:
- the rpsT gene encoding 30S ribosomal protein S20, translating into MANSPSAKKRAKQAEKRRSHNASLRSMVRTYIKNVVKAIDAKDAEKAQSAYTLAVPVIDRMADKGIIHKNKAARHKGRLNAHIKALKEAAAA
- a CDS encoding PqiB family protein — protein: MSDLPTAKTRPASNWSAIWILPLIALFIGGWLAFQAYRDAGVEIEVRFKTGEGIVANKTEVIYKGMSVGKVKSLVLDDEGRNTGVIATIEMNKAAQDHLTTGTRFWLVKPSVSLAGISGLETLVSGNYIAIDPGKGEPVKRFTALSEAPPLSDNEPGLHLTLKAERLGSLNRDSPVFYKQIQVGRVKSYRLLEDQDMVEIKIFIQPAYANLVRKHTRFWNASGVSINADLSGVKVRTESLASIVSGGIAFATPEHRKDSPPTDPSLPFRLYEDFDAAQAGIRIKLKLTDFEGLQAGRTPVMYKGIQVGSLKTMKIDEDLTGATAELTMDPLAEDFLVSGTQFWVVKPSISLAGITGLEALVKGNYIAIRPGEKGSAPSREFEARAKAPPLDLKAPGLHLVLFADTLGSVEVGSPVMYRQVKVGNVQSYQFARDSKRILIGVHIEKEYQHLVNGSTRFWNSSGITLTGGLSGIKIQSESLQTLMAGGITFDTPQANVPLKRHIPRFRLHENQEAANRAGTLITIRVERADGLKPGTPIRFRGLEVGSIESVDLTADLQAVLLRARITEVPERIARVGTQFWVVKPAFGLARTENLDTLVGGQYLEVKPAARVQAPQRDFIALSEAPVVKEAEVGLPLTLSAARRGSIKPGVPVTYREVKVGKVTSYELGQSADRVLIHVLIEPRYAGLVRGGSRFWNSSGFGFDWGLIKGATLRTESVETLIDGGIAFATPEGEQMGNPARPNQTFALFDKAEDPWLEWAPKIPLAK
- a CDS encoding paraquat-inducible protein A translates to MRAIDAGIVVCNECHELNRIPAQGRLGHCSRCGAILHERRPNSITRTWALLFAAMILYIPANVLPIMTVSSLGQGTPDTIMSGVIALMQHGMLPIAAVVFVASILVPTFKLIGIALLLYSVQRHQPLSARQRIWMYRFIEFIGRWSMLDIFVIAILVALVNFGRIASVEANLGAVAFASVVILTMFAALTFDPRLIWDNTESDDDHE
- a CDS encoding paraquat-inducible protein A — its product is MSESVDQPVLSEMPLNQLIACHECDLLMHKPVLRKDEKAQCPRCGYELYAQRHNVVNRSLALVLTALLLFVPANFLPIMQLHLLGQTSEDTVWSGVLGLYNSDMRGIAVVVFLCSMAIPLLKLTCQLAVLLSIRLNVGRSYGLFIYRIYHHVRDWGMLEVYLMGVLVAIVKLVDMAQLTIGLGLVCFVGLLLVQVWLEVVMSPHQIWVALSGEDVHAGD
- the msrQ gene encoding protein-methionine-sulfoxide reductase heme-binding subunit MsrQ codes for the protein MRYPWFRLAIFVLSACFPLWWLYQAAMQMLGPDPGKILVDRLGLGGLIFLLITLAMTPLQRITGWAGWIVSRRQLGLWSFAYIVLHLSAYLVFILGLDFAQLAVELSKRPYIIVGSIALLGLLVLAITSNRYSQRRLGARWKKLHKLTYAIVVLGLVHFLWIVRSDLAEWSVYAAVGLVLMLLRLPAVAKRIKRVRPRVSQLS
- the msrP gene encoding protein-methionine-sulfoxide reductase catalytic subunit MsrP; translated protein: MLIKIPRSSDCSSSQITPERVYLSRRTLLGSSLAGLAIASLPAGARAADTARYAGVDPGKAPGWFSDKLAQARWGAVTAGDEAITPYKDATHYNNFYEFGPNKGDPADNAGSLKTEPWSVVVDGEVGKPGRYGLEDLIKQSQLEERIYRLRCVEAWSMVIPWLGFPLAGILKRVEPTSKARYVRFETLRDPESMPGQRSGFALIDWPYVEGLRLDEAMNPLALLAVGMYGRELPNQNGAPLRLVVPWKYGFKSIKSIVRISLVEQQPGTTWQGLAPSEYGFYANVNPEVDHPRWSQARERRLPSGLFSPNVRSTEMFNGYGEEVASLYSGLDLRKNY